In the Brettanomyces nanus chromosome 1, complete sequence genome, CTCGTCAACCCAAACGCTACATCAAAGGATAAATACTATTCAAGTATATTTGCACAGTTTCCAGGGGGCTTTCAGGATAAAATGAATCAAAATGAAGCACTACAAATACTAGGAATAAGTAGGGAGCAGATTCTTTATTTGACCCCGGCGCTATTGAAGTCGAGGCACCGtaagatgatgattcttaACCATCCAGATCGGGGAGGCTCACCGTATCTGGCGATGAAGATTAATGCAGCCCGAGATCTTCTCGACAGAACGTTCATGTTCAAAAAATAGCTCCTTCGACAATCTTGTCAAGTGCTTAGCACCAACTCATACCCGCATGTACCTTCATAAACTCTAGAATCCGATTCTTTATGTATATTTTATCATGACCATTCTTGATATCCTCAATAATTGATGCTGAAAGGTGTCTGTTGTCCTCTGAGGTCAGGACGGACTTGTCACCGAGTCTCGCTGAGTAAAAATTGAACGCATCTAAGGGCAGAGTAGTCTTTTTGGAGAGGAGTGCGTCAAGACTAGATTGAACGTCTATGGAGAGATTGCCAACAGGTTCATGAGATTCCGAACTGCTTTCTACAATGAATTTGCTTATCTTTGGAGGTCTCGTGGCACTGGACAAACGATTTGTGGAACCAGTTCCCTTTCGTGGCTGCTCGACATCTAGAAACGACGCATAGCTGGAAGCTCGTCTAGGCCGTGACCGGCGGTTcgaagattttgaaagcgGCAATTCAGGACAATCATTCCATCCCTGGATAGTACTGGGGGCAAATTGATACGATTTCACCCGCTTAGGGATATCTTTCTGGCTGGTTACCATGATGAACAATAAACGAGATTCCTTCACTAAGTTAACTTCTAGTgagaagtgaaaaattatgtAACCTCTATACGATTGggttctttttttctattcaAGCATACGTAATTTATAACTTAGTCAAACTCTTTGGACGTCCAATGCCTTACTCAATACCTCCTCGATGCTTGGCCTCTTTTTAGGCTCAATCACTAAACAGAACTGAACTAGCAGCTTCAATCCATCGCGATAGATAGGCTCGTCAGGAAATGAATAATTGCCAGACTGTATAGCCAAAGTAATGTTTGCACCGTTAACGATTTCCTCACGCTCGAAAGGGGAACATCCATAGAGAAGAGCATACAAGGTACACCCCAAAGACCATATGTCTACTTTCTCGTCTAATTCATCCCCAGTTTTAATATCTAACAACTCGGGAGCTCGGTATGCTAGCGTACAATGTTCATTAGCAAACTCCTGAAGCGTTATTGCCTGCGATCGGCTTTGGATCAAGACTTGAGCTTTATCGCATGACCCTAGATCACTTAGAACGGGGGTTCCGTCTTTAGAAAGCATCAAATTGCCAGGCTTGATGTCTCTGTGGGCCATACTGACAGTTTCTGTAAGTTCTGTACCGTCTTGTGCGTTTAAAAGATCCACTACTGTATCGCTATCAGCATCAGCGTAATGTCCGGGTAGTTGATTCCTACCAGTAGGGTCTTCATCTGACAACCCTTGCCTTTCTTGTAAGCTTAAAAATGGATTGTCCTCCTCGTTATCATTGGTATCAGTGGCACCAGGAACATCCATCTCACTTTCTGACCCACCTCTAGCCCTCCTTCCATCCATGGACAGTATCATCTGATAGTTCTTACTCAATTGATGTCTATGTAATGCAATCAATCCACGACAAATCCCAATAAATAGCCTCAATACTTCGTCTTCATTCATTTTCACTTTATTGACACTGCTTTTATCAATAATATCCTGCAACGACCCATTCTCAAAGTAAGGCAAAATGATGTATATCGTCTTAGAcccatctttctcttggaCAACGGAAGAGTCGATGGATTTCATGATATATGGGGACTTGAACTCTCGATAGttttccacttctttcATGGCCTGCTGAAAATTGGTGTCTCCATAGGGGCAATTGATCTTTTTAAGGGCATAAAGTGAATGGTTTGTCTGGGATTGCACTAGATAGACGTAAGAGAAGCCACCTTCTCCTAGGAGATCGAGaattttgaaagaagcaccATTAATCCGAAGCGTAGGTGTTTTATCAAGTATGCATGGAAAACAGCATGTCAAATATTCCCACATTATGGAAAGCAATAGAGGGAGGAACGAAtagaatagaaaagataagCTGTACTGGGTCCCTTTCTTTTGGATGACCTACTAGCTTTGCTTACATCCGTGCACCAAAACAAGTGGAAAATCAAGAgctaaaaaaattttagaaATCGATTGAAATGGCCTAAACAAAAATTTGAGTCTAGTTTGATCACCAGGCTGTTTCACTTAACTCCACAGTAATGACGTCGATTCAAACAAAATCCGAAGGCTCTATTCTTAGTAACTTGTCTTTGATCGCAGCGCACTCGCACATTTCAGGTCTTGGCTTAGATGATCACTTGCAGCCTAAAGACTGTGCTCAGGGAATGGTTGGTCAACTGAAGGCACGTAAAGCCACAGGTGTCAtactgaagatgattcaaaATGGTAAAATTGCAGGTCGTGCCATATTGTTTGCAGGTCCTCCTTCCACAGGTAAAACTGCTATAGCCATGGGATTATCACAGAATTTGGGTACAGGAGTTCCATTCACTGCCATTGCGGCATCTGAGGTGTTTTCCAAAGACATAAGTAAGACGGAGGCACTTACACAGGCGTTCAGAAAAAGCATAGGTATTAAAATTAAAGAGGAGACAGAAATGATTGAGGGAGAAGTGGTGGAGATTCAGATTGATAGATCTCTTACTGGAGGACATAAACAAGGTAAGTTGACCATTAGAACTACCGATATGGAAACCATCTATGAGTTAGGTAACAAGATGATTGAAGAGTTGACTAAAGAAAAGGTTATAGCTGGGGATGTCATATCCATAGACAAGTCTAACGGAAAAGTTACCAAGCTTGGTAGATCGTATGCTAGGGCCAGAGATTATGATGCCATGGGTCCGGACACCAAGTTTGTGTCTTGCCCTGAAGGGGAGCTTCAGACGAGGAAAGAGGTGGTTCACACGGTTTCTTTGCATGAGATCGATGTCATCAACTCTCGCCAGCAGGGATTTCTGGCTTTGTTTAGTGGAGATACGGGTGAAATTAGACCGGAAGTTAGAGATCAGATAAACACTAAGGTTGCCGAATGGAAGGAAGAAGGTAAGGCAGAGATTGTTCCCGGTGTCTTGTTCATAGATGAGGTTCACATGCTTGACATTGAATGCTTTTCTTACATTAACCGTGCCTTGGAAGACGATTTTTCTCCTATTGTCATTATGGCTACCAACAGAGGAATATCGAAAACCAGAGGTACCAATTACATGTCACCACATGGTCTTCCattggatcttcttgataGAACCATTATTATTAAGACCGAGGCATactctgaagatgatgttGCCAAGATTTTAGGTATCAGAtgtcaagaagaagaggttgaaacCACTCCCGATGCTCTTCGTTTGTTGACTAAAATTGGAATGGAAACTTCTCTTCGATACGCATCCAATCTTATCTCTGTCAGCTACCAGATCAGTCTCAAAAGACGTGCGTCTGCTGTGGACATCGAGGATATCAAAAGAAGTTACATGTTGTTTTTGGACAGCGCCAGATCCGTTGATTTCTTGGAACGGAATAGTGAGAGTTACATTGATGATCAGGGCAAAGTGAAGTTATCTAAGCaggatgatgaggataagGATAAGATGGACACTTCGGAGGCTTAAGACCTGCCGCTGGTATGTGTATCTATGTACATTTGTTAGTTAGTTTAGTCTAATTCTCTTACTGATTCTTTAATTTCTATATTacaatgaagaagttaagCGTTACCCTTAGTGTTCATGATCAAACCGACAATCATGCCATACAAACCCAAGACTTCGGCAAAAATTAAGATAAGCACGATACCAACGAACAACCTCGGTTGGTGCATGAGCTGTCTAACACCCTCATCACCCACAACGCCGATTGCATAACCAGAAGCCAAACAAGCCAATCCCACAGACATACCACAACCAAAATGCATGAAACCGGCAAATAGAGTGTAGTCAGACTGAGGATTGAGATTACCAGCTATAAGCACAGCCACTACCAAGCCATACACAGCCAAGATACCGGACATAATCACTGGAATCAACGATTTCATAATCAATTCCGGCTTGAAAGTACCGATACCAGCGATACCTATACCGGATTTGGCTGTACCGATGGCTGAGCCAAGGCAACTAAACACCATGGCAGCGAAGCAGCCTGCAAATCCGAAAAATGGAGCGTAAGCAGGAGCGTATTCGTCGTCAATTATGACAGACCTGATGATTTGTTAGAAGAGAGATACGAATGAAAATCATTAAGATACTTACATTATGCAAGAATAATTGATAGACAGGAAGCTGTATTAAGAAGCGATGACGAGTGTCCAAG is a window encoding:
- a CDS encoding uncharacterized protein (BUSCO:EOG09342CDA), producing the protein MWEYLTCCFPCILDKTPTLRINGASFKILDLLGEGGFSYVYLVQSQTNHSLYALKKINCPYGDTNFQQAMKEVENYREFKSPYIMKSIDSSVVQEKDGSKTIYIILPYFENGSLQDIIDKSSVNKVKMNEDEVLRLFIGICRGLIALHRHQLSKNYQMILSMDGRRARGGSESEMDVPGATDTNDNEEDNPFLSLQERQGLSDEDPTGRNQLPGHYADADSDTVVDLLNAQDGTELTETVSMAHRDIKPGNLMLSKDGTPVLSDLGSCDKAQVLIQSRSQAITLQEFANEHCTLAYRAPELLDIKTGDELDEKVDIWSLGCTLYALLYGCSPFEREEIVNGANITLAIQSGNYSFPDEPIYRDGLKLLVQFCLVIEPKKRPSIEEVLSKALDVQRV
- the RVB2 gene encoding RuvB-like protein 2, encoding MTSIQTKSEGSILSNLSLIAAHSHISGLGLDDHLQPKDCAQGMVGQLKARKATGVILKMIQNGKIAGRAILFAGPPSTGKTAIAMGLSQNLGTGVPFTAIAASEVFSKDISKTEALTQAFRKSIGIKIKEETEMIEGEVVEIQIDRSLTGGHKQGKLTIRTTDMETIYELGNKMIEELTKEKVIAGDVISIDKSNGKVTKLGRSYARARDYDAMGPDTKFVSCPEGELQTRKEVVHTVSLHEIDVINSRQQGFLALFSGDTGEIRPEVRDQINTKVAEWKEEGKAEIVPGVLFIDEVHMLDIECFSYINRALEDDFSPIVIMATNRGISKTRGTNYMSPHGLPLDLLDRTIIIKTEAYSEDDVAKILGIRCQEEEVETTPDALRLLTKIGMETSLRYASNLISVSYQISLKRRASAVDIEDIKRSYMLFLDSARSVDFLERNSESYIDDQGKVKLSKQDDEDKDKMDTSEA
- the VMA11 gene encoding v-type proton ATPase 16 kDa proteolipid subunit 2 produces the protein MVFSCLGSAIGTAKSGIGIAGIGTFKPELIMKSLIPVIMSGILAVYGLVVAVLIAGNLNPQSDYTLFAGFMHFGCGMSVGLACLASGYAIGVVGDEGVRQLMHQPRLFVGIVLILIFAEVLGLYGMIVGLIMNTKGNA